A segment of the Desulfobacterales bacterium genome:
AATGGGGTGACCCAAAAGGATTCAAGCATCCTAACAAAAGGCTTTATGCTATGCTAAAAGAAAAATTTCAAATGACTGATGATGATTTTCAAGTAAAGCAAAAGTTAGGTTCAGAAATTGTTAAGATTGATCAAAAAATAAGTCTTCCTACTGATAAAATAAATAAATTGAAAGAAATTGTTGGGGATGAAAACGTAGGAACCGACGATTATTCAAGGGTTAAATTTTCGAGCGGTAAAACAATGGAAGAAGCTCTTAGGTTTAGAAATCATAATGTAGAGAAAGCCGCAGACATAGTGGTTCATCCGCGCAATAAGGAAGATGTTCAAAAAATAGTGTCCTATTGTAATGAAGAAAAAATTCCAATTTATGTTTATGGTGCTGGATCCTCCGTTAATTTTGGATGTAAGCCAGAAAATGGAGGTATTGCTCTTGTTATGGTTACCCACATGAATAAAATACTTGAATTAAATGAAATTAATCAGACGGCCCTTGTTCAGCCAGGATTATTAGGTCCAGCTTATGAAGCAGCTTTAAATAATGCTCCAGACACATTTAGTGCAAAACGAAGATATACTTGCGGGCATTTTCCCCAATCGTTTGAATTTTCATCTGTAGGCGGCTGGATAGCAGCGCTCGGTTCTGGCCAACAGTCTTCATATTATGGAGATATGTATGATATAGTTATAAGCCAAGAATATGTTACGCCAGCGGGCACATTTAAAACCAACGATTATCCAGCTACTGCAACAGGCCCTAAGATAAATGACATACTGAAAGGTAGTGAAGGTGCTTTCGGTGTTCTTGTGAGCGCAACATTAAAAATATTTAGGTATATGCCTGAAAATAGATTGAGGTTTGCTTATATTTTTCCTTCTTGGGAGTCTGCCGTTGATGCTGCACGGGAAATTTCCCAAGGAGAATTTGGAAGTCCTTCAGTTTTTAGAATATCAGATCCGGAAGAGACAGATGTTGGGCTTAAACTTTATGGAATTGAAGGTACACCTCTTGATAAAATAATTTCTTTAAGAGGTTTTAAGCCTATGCAGAGATGTCTTTTTATAGGCCATACTGAGGGCGAAAAGGAATTTGCTAAAAATGTTAAAAAAAATGTCGCAAGAATATGTGATTTATTTGGAGCTATGTATCTCACAGGTTATCCGACAAAAAAATGGGAACATGGACGATACTCTGACCCTTACATGAGAGAAGACTTAAATGATTATGGCGTTATGATAGATACACTTGAA
Coding sequences within it:
- a CDS encoding FAD-binding oxidoreductase produces the protein MFGKSFYPDWINKPPEEKSYRSIFKWGDPKGFKHPNKRLYAMLKEKFQMTDDDFQVKQKLGSEIVKIDQKISLPTDKINKLKEIVGDENVGTDDYSRVKFSSGKTMEEALRFRNHNVEKAADIVVHPRNKEDVQKIVSYCNEEKIPIYVYGAGSSVNFGCKPENGGIALVMVTHMNKILELNEINQTALVQPGLLGPAYEAALNNAPDTFSAKRRYTCGHFPQSFEFSSVGGWIAALGSGQQSSYYGDMYDIVISQEYVTPAGTFKTNDYPATATGPKINDILKGSEGAFGVLVSATLKIFRYMPENRLRFAYIFPSWESAVDAAREISQGEFGSPSVFRISDPEETDVGLKLYGIEGTPLDKIISLRGFKPMQRCLFIGHTEGEKEFAKNVKKNVARICDLFGAMYLTGYPTKKWEHGRYSDPYMREDLNDYGVMIDTLETAVTWDKLHAVHQGVRKYIKSRPNTVCLTHCSHFYPQGTNLYFIFMAKMNDIDEYKKFQDGIIDNIARYGGSLSHHHGVGKMIGPWMEGHLGKEQMDVLRSLKKHFDPNNIMNPGGTMGLDIPAEKRRYIK